A window from Actinomycetospora corticicola encodes these proteins:
- a CDS encoding tubulin-like doman-containing protein: MGMSLYHSATGSQSPHCIHAVGLGKTGAYMVEALLRTGEIEDMLDDKRARFTGLSIDIGEQDQHELKEYAGGFTQRLEERDIPTDRHQVRTVSLDVPSSEDLRTSLNRWREYLKMEYPRYYWNPNYEPWLPADTEMPKPGESCPRAIAKAIYGHYYYGGDKTLEKELDLFVDSINKTKLPSMVLVFFSLAGGTGSGMVVDMVRHLSNVKLGRRIPVIGVGVLPFSGDEEHAGGEAALFPVINEIDCMLDDAKNQGVTAVWGDLYKNPFTGGFLALPQEHSWQRLGSYTKTGTPAIRDGLRKGVTRKFVTDSFTRFVVQDYGRLLFKMLRPAGFTGAPHERNISGDRTWTLFDVAKYTHPGVEVLPGEARGKWREVVSKWMEYIPRWSGLKEGFKTDYIEVNTVGPREMWNDTLQKKLESVLGEYVLDGDDGTLISTNGEFFDELTCYSNIIIPGVAKTDLTAFYAARDAYDAIESWDEKLLMHSWLLDLGVILSEQSIRFDGMAGECIWGCACWVVVPHEAIRGDALPSADITEVQSAHIAAMVQTVVATP; the protein is encoded by the coding sequence GGGCGAGATCGAGGACATGCTCGACGACAAGCGCGCCCGCTTCACCGGCCTCTCGATCGACATCGGGGAGCAGGACCAGCACGAGCTCAAGGAGTACGCGGGCGGCTTCACCCAGCGCCTCGAGGAGCGGGACATCCCCACCGACCGCCACCAGGTGCGGACGGTCTCCCTCGATGTCCCGAGCTCGGAGGACCTGCGCACCAGCCTCAACCGCTGGCGCGAGTACCTGAAGATGGAGTACCCCCGCTACTACTGGAACCCCAACTACGAGCCGTGGCTGCCTGCGGACACGGAGATGCCGAAGCCGGGCGAGTCGTGTCCCCGGGCCATCGCCAAGGCGATCTACGGGCACTACTACTACGGCGGCGACAAGACGCTGGAGAAGGAGCTCGACCTCTTCGTCGACTCCATCAACAAGACCAAGCTGCCCTCGATGGTGCTGGTCTTCTTCTCCCTCGCGGGCGGAACCGGCTCCGGCATGGTCGTCGACATGGTCCGCCACCTCTCGAACGTCAAACTCGGACGCCGCATCCCGGTGATCGGCGTCGGCGTCCTGCCGTTCTCGGGCGACGAGGAGCACGCGGGCGGCGAGGCCGCATTGTTCCCCGTCATCAACGAGATCGACTGCATGCTCGACGACGCGAAGAACCAGGGCGTCACGGCGGTCTGGGGCGACCTCTACAAGAACCCGTTCACCGGCGGCTTCCTCGCCCTGCCCCAGGAGCACTCCTGGCAGCGGCTGGGCTCGTACACCAAGACGGGCACCCCGGCGATCCGCGACGGCCTGCGCAAGGGCGTGACCCGCAAGTTCGTCACGGACTCCTTCACCCGCTTCGTGGTGCAGGACTACGGCCGGCTGCTGTTCAAGATGCTGCGTCCCGCGGGCTTCACCGGTGCTCCGCACGAGCGGAACATCTCCGGCGACCGCACCTGGACCCTCTTCGACGTCGCCAAGTACACCCACCCCGGCGTCGAGGTCCTGCCCGGCGAGGCCCGCGGCAAGTGGCGCGAGGTGGTGAGCAAGTGGATGGAGTACATCCCGAGGTGGTCGGGCCTCAAGGAGGGCTTCAAGACCGACTACATCGAGGTCAACACGGTCGGGCCGCGCGAGATGTGGAACGACACCCTGCAGAAGAAGCTCGAGAGCGTCCTCGGTGAGTACGTGCTCGACGGGGACGACGGCACGCTGATCAGCACCAACGGTGAGTTCTTCGACGAACTCACCTGCTACTCGAACATCATCATCCCGGGTGTCGCGAAGACGGACCTGACGGCCTTCTACGCGGCCCGCGACGCCTACGACGCGATCGAGTCGTGGGACGAGAAGCTGCTCATGCACTCGTGGCTCCTCGACCTCGGGGTGATCCTCTCCGAGCAGTCGATCCGCTTCGACGGCATGGCCGGCGAATGCATCTGGGGCTGCGCCTGCTGGGTCGTCGTGCCGCACGAGGCGATCCGTGGGGACGCCCTGCCGTCCGCCGACATCACCGAGGTCCAGAGCGCGCACATCGCGGCGATGGTGCAGACGGTGGTCGCGACTCCCTGA
- a CDS encoding HoxN/HupN/NixA family nickel/cobalt transporter: MTTIAATPGTRWSRSQRMQLSGIVAVIGVLHVVGWTLYLSLTAGPLGAGAFAGAGVLAYVLGIRHAFDADHIAAIDDTTRLMVQRGRRPVGVGFFFAMGHSSVVVVLSLVVAVAAGAAAAGQVDAFREIGGTVSTVVAMVFLGLVAVLNALVLKGIIGSWRDLRRGRLDEADLERRLLNRGLVNRILGGRARTLIKHSWHMYPLGILFGLGLETASEVTLLTLSATTASTAGGAGVGGAPLVAALTLPLLFAAGMSAFDTFDGVLMSVAYSWSNRSPARRLFYNIATTAATVTVAGFIACVYLAGVLSDDFGVTALAGFAGIADEFELLGYLIVGFFVVVWGGAALLWRFGGFEDRHRAGSATPSAATVDPI; this comes from the coding sequence GTGACCACGATCGCCGCGACACCCGGCACGCGCTGGAGTCGGAGCCAGCGGATGCAGCTCTCCGGCATCGTGGCCGTGATCGGCGTCCTGCACGTCGTCGGCTGGACGCTCTACCTGTCCCTGACGGCGGGCCCCCTCGGTGCGGGGGCGTTCGCCGGGGCCGGGGTGCTGGCCTACGTACTGGGCATCCGGCACGCCTTCGACGCCGACCACATCGCCGCGATCGACGACACCACCCGGCTGATGGTCCAGCGGGGCCGCCGGCCGGTCGGGGTCGGCTTCTTCTTCGCGATGGGCCACTCCTCGGTCGTCGTGGTGCTCTCCCTGGTGGTCGCCGTCGCGGCGGGCGCGGCGGCCGCGGGGCAGGTCGACGCGTTCCGCGAGATCGGCGGCACGGTCTCCACCGTCGTGGCGATGGTGTTCCTGGGTCTCGTCGCGGTGCTCAACGCGCTCGTCCTGAAGGGCATCATCGGGTCGTGGCGCGACCTGCGCCGTGGCCGGCTCGACGAGGCGGATCTGGAGCGCCGGCTCCTCAACCGCGGCCTCGTCAACCGCATCCTCGGGGGCCGCGCCCGCACGCTGATCAAGCACTCCTGGCACATGTACCCGCTCGGGATCCTGTTCGGGCTCGGCCTCGAGACCGCCTCCGAGGTCACCCTGCTGACCCTCTCGGCGACCACCGCGTCCACCGCGGGCGGTGCCGGAGTGGGCGGCGCCCCGCTCGTCGCCGCCCTGACCCTGCCGCTGCTGTTCGCCGCCGGGATGAGCGCCTTCGACACCTTCGACGGGGTGCTCATGTCCGTCGCGTACTCCTGGTCCAACCGCAGCCCCGCCCGCCGGCTCTTCTACAACATCGCCACCACCGCGGCCACCGTCACCGTCGCCGGCTTCATCGCCTGCGTCTATCTCGCCGGCGTACTGAGCGACGACTTCGGCGTCACCGCCCTGGCCGGGTTCGCCGGGATCGCCGACGAGTTCGAGCTGCTCGGCTACCTCATCGTCGGCTTCTTCGTCGTCGTCTGGGGCGGGGCCGCCCTGCTCTGGCGCTTCGGCGGCTTCGAGGACCGCCACCGGGCGGGGTCCGCGACGCCCTCGGCGGCCACCGTCGACCCGATCTGA
- a CDS encoding peroxiredoxin family protein yields the protein MIAVGDRIPDVELKAVTTDGTEDVNTGALLGTGRVVLFGVPGAFTPVCSDFHLPGFVLKTDDLKAKGVEQIFCVSVNDAFVMGAWGRSEDAVGITMLADADAAFTTAMGLAVDASSFGLGTRSERYAAVLEDGVVVSLEVEKTFVDHEVSTAEHVLASL from the coding sequence ATGATCGCAGTGGGCGACCGCATCCCGGACGTCGAGCTCAAGGCGGTGACGACCGACGGCACGGAGGACGTGAACACCGGCGCGCTGCTCGGTACGGGCCGGGTGGTGCTCTTCGGCGTCCCGGGCGCCTTCACCCCGGTCTGCAGCGACTTCCACCTGCCGGGCTTCGTCCTCAAGACCGACGACCTCAAGGCGAAGGGGGTCGAGCAGATCTTCTGCGTGTCGGTCAACGACGCCTTCGTGATGGGCGCCTGGGGCCGGAGCGAGGACGCCGTGGGCATCACGATGCTCGCCGACGCGGACGCCGCCTTCACGACGGCGATGGGCCTGGCGGTCGACGCCTCGAGCTTCGGACTGGGCACCCGCTCCGAGCGCTACGCGGCGGTCCTCGAGGACGGCGTCGTCGTCTCCCTGGAGGTCGAGAAGACGTTCGTCGACCACGAGGTGTCCACCGCCGAGCACGTGCTGGCCTCGCTCTGA
- a CDS encoding (2Fe-2S)-binding protein: MDPVLTTPGGVRAVLADTALLGPAFTFAVDAEEAGRAHLVPLARLLDGPGVLRTQLDAAAETLRTHEDRVAASWLYGGMAARLVAPVLAAATVHGALPVLTGVDLRWRGHDAPRGASWWLASPRLVSWRDPDELHGEIVGPLAGLAAALLDTVAVSERLLWGEVATAVAKATRVVATARPAAATPVRALAAALLDRPPLAGTRTPGGGRSTCCLAYRVPGGHTCADCPLGAGRAGADVLARRPRTGRAPAGPD; encoded by the coding sequence GTGGACCCCGTTCTGACCACCCCCGGCGGGGTCCGTGCCGTGCTCGCCGACACCGCCCTCCTCGGGCCGGCGTTCACGTTCGCCGTCGACGCGGAGGAGGCGGGGCGGGCGCACCTCGTCCCCCTGGCCCGCCTGCTCGACGGACCGGGCGTCCTGAGGACGCAGCTGGACGCGGCCGCCGAGACCCTGCGCACGCACGAGGACCGGGTCGCGGCGTCCTGGCTCTACGGCGGCATGGCGGCCCGGCTCGTGGCCCCGGTCCTGGCGGCGGCGACCGTCCACGGCGCCCTCCCGGTGCTCACCGGCGTCGACCTGCGCTGGCGTGGCCACGACGCCCCCCGTGGCGCGTCCTGGTGGCTCGCCTCCCCCCGGCTCGTGTCGTGGCGGGACCCCGACGAACTCCACGGCGAGATCGTCGGGCCGCTCGCGGGCCTCGCCGCGGCGCTGCTCGACACCGTCGCCGTCTCGGAGCGCCTGCTCTGGGGCGAGGTCGCGACCGCGGTGGCGAAGGCCACCCGAGTGGTGGCGACCGCCCGACCTGCCGCAGCAACACCCGTCCGCGCCCTCGCCGCTGCCCTCCTCGACCGGCCGCCGCTGGCCGGCACGCGCACGCCGGGCGGAGGGCGCTCGACGTGCTGTCTGGCCTACCGCGTGCCCGGGGGTCACACCTGCGCCGACTGCCCCCTCGGGGCCGGGCGTGCCGGCGCCGACGTCCTCGCGCGCCGGCCCCGCACCGGACGCGCTCCCGCAGGACCGGACTAA